From Bacteroidales bacterium, a single genomic window includes:
- a CDS encoding ankyrin repeat domain-containing protein — MKHYLVIIFLLSLKMLSAQQEPNLIDAVFDKDEKKVFYLLKAGKNPNELTSENVSPLMYAADTGNLYLCKLLIDYKADVNIIPENKTTALLSATKRNYPEIVELLLKNNANPDISDNAEMTPLMYAAAFGYPLVASYLCEYNANTERSNSFGTNAAMIAAYYGDVEILQVLYDFYADFNFADNKGFTPLMISAQEGKIDAVKFLIEKESDINAINSENLTALDFAVWKEHKEIVEYLMQKALNKDRQISKKITTCDIAAFTENDEIIDLFCEEYKHPVKKSKMSVGFFREKLNFAVKDISKEIFENK; from the coding sequence ATGAAACATTATCTTGTAATAATATTTTTATTAAGTCTCAAAATGCTCTCGGCACAACAAGAGCCGAACCTCATTGATGCAGTTTTTGATAAAGATGAAAAAAAAGTATTTTATCTTCTTAAAGCCGGAAAAAATCCGAATGAATTAACTTCCGAAAATGTAAGTCCGTTAATGTATGCGGCAGACACAGGAAATCTTTACTTATGCAAATTATTAATAGATTACAAAGCCGATGTAAATATTATTCCCGAAAACAAAACAACGGCACTTTTATCTGCAACAAAAAGAAATTATCCGGAAATCGTAGAACTCCTTTTAAAAAATAATGCAAATCCGGATATTTCTGACAATGCAGAAATGACACCTTTGATGTATGCCGCTGCTTTCGGATATCCGCTTGTTGCTTCGTATCTATGTGAATATAATGCAAATACAGAACGCTCAAATTCATTCGGAACAAATGCTGCAATGATTGCTGCATATTACGGTGATGTTGAAATTTTACAAGTTCTGTATGATTTTTATGCAGATTTTAATTTTGCAGACAATAAAGGTTTTACTCCTTTAATGATTTCTGCACAAGAAGGAAAAATAGATGCCGTAAAATTTTTAATTGAGAAAGAATCAGATATTAATGCAATTAATTCCGAAAATCTAACAGCATTAGATTTTGCTGTTTGGAAAGAACACAAAGAAATTGTTGAATATTTAATGCAAAAGGCATTAAATAAAGACCGGCAAATATCAAAAAAAATAACAACATGTGATATAGCGGCTTTTACAGAAAATGATGAAATAATAGATTTATTTTGTGAAGAATATAAACACCCGGTCAAAAAATCAAAAATGTCTGTAGGTTTTTTCAGAGAAAAACTTAATTTCGCCGTAAAAGATATTTCAAAAGAAATTTTCGAAAATAAATAA
- a CDS encoding 3'-5' exonuclease domain-containing protein 2, producing the protein MNYYNKIPKEILNELPVRSFEGEIYLIDNNKSMHKAIIDLKKQAILGFDTETRPAFKKGVFHKVSLLQLATNNRAYLFRLHETGLPPELSEILSNTNIIKTGVAIKDDIKALQKLNKFSPGAFIELQKYVDGFGIEDNGLKKITGNVLGFRISKGARLTNWDNNTLTDTQLRYAATDAWVSYEIYKKLSGLNGTDLNIQFNL; encoded by the coding sequence TTGAATTATTACAATAAAATACCGAAAGAAATATTAAATGAACTTCCTGTAAGAAGTTTTGAAGGAGAAATATACCTTATTGATAACAATAAAAGTATGCATAAAGCAATTATTGATTTAAAAAAGCAAGCAATTCTCGGGTTTGATACCGAAACTCGTCCTGCTTTTAAAAAAGGCGTATTTCATAAAGTTTCATTACTGCAACTTGCAACAAACAACAGAGCATATTTATTTCGCCTGCATGAAACAGGTCTTCCTCCTGAATTATCAGAAATACTGTCAAATACAAATATAATTAAAACAGGTGTTGCAATAAAAGATGATATTAAAGCATTGCAAAAACTTAACAAGTTTTCTCCGGGAGCTTTTATAGAACTTCAAAAATATGTTGACGGATTCGGGATAGAAGATAACGGATTAAAAAAGATTACGGGAAATGTACTGGGTTTCAGAATATCAAAAGGAGCAAGACTTACAAATTGGGACAATAATACCCTGACTGATACGCAGTTAAGATATGCTGCAACAGATGCCTGGGTTTCTTACGAAATTTATAAAAAACTTTCGGGGCTAAACGGAACAGATTTAAATATTCAGTTTAATCTTTAA
- a CDS encoding glucose-6-phosphate isomerase: MKIDIKNTNNFITESAINVFQTNAEKANMLLHSKTGKGNDFLGWVNLPEEISPDLLSDIENTANELIKKIDTMVIIGIGGSYLGAKAVIEALSDNFSMMKNELGKAKVIFAGQNLSEDYLYELRELLSDKSYALTIISKSGTTTEPAVAFRILKKDLDKKYGKEEAKNRIIAITDKEKGALKQLANKERYKTYIIPDDVGGRFSVFTPVGLFPIAVAGYDIKELIKGAKAMFERTKTTDNPAVIYAVVRNILYIRNYTNEILVNYNPKLNFIAEWWKQLYGESEGKNGKGIFPASVSFTTDLHSMGQYIQDGKRNIFETVISVEKAKYSIILEKDDSNLDKLNYLAGKHIEEINKSAEQGTLLAHIEGNVPNIKITVPEINEFYLGELLYFFEKACGISGYLLNVNPFDQPGVEAYKKNMFRILGKPGY, encoded by the coding sequence ATGAAAATAGATATTAAAAATACAAATAACTTTATTACTGAATCTGCAATAAACGTATTTCAAACAAATGCAGAAAAAGCAAATATGTTATTGCACAGTAAAACGGGGAAAGGAAATGATTTTCTCGGTTGGGTTAATTTACCCGAAGAAATCTCTCCCGATTTACTTTCTGATATCGAAAATACTGCAAACGAACTGATAAAGAAAATTGATACAATGGTAATAATAGGCATCGGAGGTTCTTATCTCGGAGCAAAAGCTGTTATTGAGGCTTTATCAGATAACTTTTCAATGATGAAAAATGAACTTGGTAAAGCTAAGGTTATTTTTGCCGGTCAAAACCTGAGTGAAGACTATTTATATGAATTAAGAGAACTATTATCCGATAAATCTTATGCTTTAACAATTATTTCTAAATCAGGAACAACAACTGAACCTGCTGTTGCATTCAGGATTTTAAAAAAGGATTTAGACAAAAAATACGGGAAAGAAGAAGCGAAAAACAGAATTATTGCAATAACCGACAAAGAAAAAGGTGCTCTTAAACAGTTAGCAAATAAAGAAAGATATAAAACATATATAATTCCGGATGATGTGGGCGGCAGATTCTCAGTATTTACTCCGGTCGGTTTATTTCCGATTGCAGTTGCAGGCTATGATATTAAAGAACTTATAAAAGGTGCAAAAGCTATGTTCGAAAGAACAAAAACTACGGATAACCCGGCAGTTATATATGCAGTAGTTCGTAACATACTGTATATAAGGAATTATACAAACGAAATATTAGTAAATTATAACCCTAAACTTAACTTTATTGCCGAATGGTGGAAACAACTATACGGTGAAAGCGAAGGAAAAAACGGTAAAGGGATTTTTCCTGCAAGTGTCAGCTTTACAACTGATTTACACTCAATGGGACAGTACATTCAAGACGGGAAACGAAATATCTTTGAAACAGTTATTTCAGTAGAAAAAGCAAAGTATTCAATAATTTTAGAAAAAGATGACTCAAATCTTGATAAGTTAAATTACCTTGCAGGAAAACATATTGAAGAAATAAATAAAAGTGCCGAGCAGGGTACTTTATTAGCACATATTGAAGGCAATGTCCCTAACATTAAAATTACTGTTCCTGAAATAAATGAATTTTATCTCGGAGAATTATTGTATTTCTTTGAAAAAGCTTGCGGAATAAGCGGTTATTTATTAAATGTAAATCCATTTGACCAGCCGGGTGTTGAAGCATATAAAAAAAATATGTTCCGAATTCTCGGAAAACCCGGATACTAA
- a CDS encoding DUF1684 domain-containing protein: MKTIILLSLAFSFQISFSQNNFKKEIKYFQNTINKQYADTAESPLLKEDLAKFKSLDFYPAKKKYKVEAKFTRTKDAIPFKMKTTTDRAPEYVKYGNVEFEIDGKKIKVGIYQSLRLKEKEEYKDYLFLPFRDLTSGKTSYGGGRYVDLKIPEGNTIIIDFNKAYNPYCAYNHKYSCVVPPLGNFIAAEIKAGVMKFAEH; the protein is encoded by the coding sequence ATGAAGACAATTATTCTGCTATCATTAGCTTTTTCTTTTCAAATATCATTTTCTCAAAACAACTTCAAAAAAGAAATTAAATATTTCCAAAATACTATAAACAAGCAATATGCCGATACTGCTGAAAGTCCTCTGTTAAAAGAAGATTTAGCAAAATTTAAAAGCTTAGATTTTTATCCTGCAAAAAAGAAATACAAAGTTGAAGCAAAATTTACAAGAACAAAAGATGCAATTCCCTTCAAAATGAAAACAACAACTGACCGAGCACCCGAATATGTAAAATACGGTAATGTTGAATTTGAAATTGACGGAAAGAAGATTAAAGTAGGAATCTATCAAAGTTTGCGTTTGAAAGAGAAAGAAGAATACAAAGATTATTTATTTTTACCGTTCCGTGATTTAACAAGCGGAAAAACCTCATACGGCGGCGGCAGATATGTAGATTTAAAAATTCCTGAGGGTAATACAATTATAATTGACTTCAATAAAGCCTACAATCCGTATTGTGCTTATAATCATAAATATTCATGTGTTGTACCTCCTTTAGGAAATTTCATTGCTGCTGAAATAAAAGCAGGAGTAATGAAATTTGCCGAACATTAA
- the lipA gene encoding lipoyl synthase yields the protein MNTNKKQNTRRKPDWLKIKLPQSNKYAAVQKTISKHNLNTICTSGKCPNLGECWDRGTATLMILGDICTRACKFCAVKTGKPLPPDFNEPVKVARSVKALNLKHVVLTSVDRDDLADKGATIWAETIFEIKKLMPETTIETLIPDFDAVSELIQKVIDAKPEVISHNLETVKRLTPQIRSRAKYNRSLEVIKYISDSGITSKSGIMVGLGETFDEVVELMDDLRAVNCKAFTIGQYLQPTPKHAEVIEYVHPDIFKKWEEIALKKGFAFIESSPLVRSSYHAEKHVK from the coding sequence ATGAATACAAATAAAAAACAAAACACCAGAAGAAAGCCCGATTGGTTAAAAATAAAACTACCGCAAAGTAATAAATATGCCGCAGTTCAAAAAACAATCAGCAAGCATAATTTGAATACGATTTGTACAAGCGGTAAATGCCCTAATTTGGGCGAATGTTGGGACAGAGGGACTGCAACCTTAATGATTTTGGGCGATATATGTACACGTGCTTGTAAGTTTTGTGCCGTTAAAACAGGTAAGCCTCTCCCACCCGATTTTAATGAACCCGTAAAGGTTGCTCGTTCCGTAAAAGCTTTAAATTTGAAACACGTTGTTTTAACTTCGGTTGACCGTGATGATTTGGCAGATAAAGGAGCAACAATTTGGGCTGAAACTATTTTTGAAATTAAAAAATTAATGCCTGAAACTACAATTGAGACTTTAATCCCTGATTTTGATGCTGTTTCGGAACTTATCCAAAAAGTAATTGATGCAAAACCTGAAGTAATTTCACATAATCTTGAAACTGTTAAGCGATTAACGCCTCAAATAAGAAGCCGAGCAAAGTATAACAGAAGTTTGGAAGTTATTAAATATATCTCGGATTCGGGAATTACTTCCAAATCAGGAATAATGGTAGGTTTGGGTGAAACTTTTGATGAAGTAGTTGAGTTGATGGATGATTTAAGAGCCGTTAATTGCAAGGCTTTTACAATCGGTCAATATTTACAACCTACACCTAAGCATGCCGAAGTTATTGAATATGTTCATCCTGATATATTTAAAAAATGGGAAGAAATTGCTCTTAAAAAAGGTTTTGCATTTATTGAAAGTTCTCCGCTCGTAAGGTCTTCTTATCATGCGGAGAAGCATGTGAAATAA
- a CDS encoding type II toxin-antitoxin system RelE/ParE family toxin, whose protein sequence is MAEKSIIWSLRANSELKEILKFYIQRNGNTKCSLKLLKRIENILNILSTNESIGRLTADKKTRVIVLKVFLIFYEIKENRIEILSFWDNRQDEIKRIDL, encoded by the coding sequence ATGGCTGAAAAATCAATAATTTGGTCTTTGCGTGCAAACTCAGAATTAAAAGAGATATTAAAATTTTATATCCAAAGAAACGGGAATACTAAATGCAGTCTTAAATTATTAAAACGTATTGAAAACATATTAAATATACTTTCAACCAATGAATCTATAGGCAGATTAACAGCCGATAAAAAGACAAGAGTAATTGTATTGAAAGTTTTTTTAATTTTTTATGAAATTAAGGAAAATCGGATTGAGATTTTATCTTTTTGGGATAACAGACAAGATGAAATAAAACGGATAGATTTATAA
- the lysS gene encoding lysine--tRNA ligase, which translates to MSYTELSEQEQIRRDSLNKIIELGINPYPAAKYEVTAYSQDIKDSFSEKENNYQDISIAGRIMTRRIMGKASFAELQDAKGKIQVYFNRDVICPDEDKTMYNTVFKKLLDLGDIIGIKGEAFKTNVGETSVRVKEFTILSKSIRPLPVVKEKDGVTYDAFSDAEQRYRMRYLDLMVNPHVKEAFIKRTKLTNSMREYLNGKGYLEVETPILQPIYGGAAARPFKTHHNSLDQTLYLRIANELYLKKLIVGGFDGVYEFAKDFRNEGMDRFHNPEFTQMELYVAYKDYFWMMNTVEEMVEKIAMDIHGTTKVKVGENIIDFKRPWKRYTMFEAIEHFTGIDVSKMDEAELLETAKKLNIPTDDSMGKGKLIDEIFGEKCEAQLIQPTFITDYPVEMSPLAKKHRSVDGLVERFEAVCNGKEICNAYSELNDPIDQRERFESQLLLAKRGDDEAMMLDEDFLKAIDHGMPPTSGLGIGIDRLAMIMTNSDSIQDVLFFPQMRPEKKASKIVELNNEEKSIYDIVQKENKIELVKLKEQTGLSNKKWDKTIKSLSKLELVEVYKDNDILFVKNKE; encoded by the coding sequence ATGAGTTATACAGAATTAAGTGAACAAGAACAAATAAGAAGAGATTCTTTAAATAAAATTATTGAATTAGGAATAAACCCTTATCCGGCCGCAAAATATGAAGTTACTGCATACAGCCAAGATATAAAAGATAGTTTTTCGGAAAAAGAAAATAATTATCAAGACATAAGCATTGCCGGAAGAATAATGACTCGCAGAATTATGGGCAAGGCTTCTTTTGCAGAATTACAAGATGCAAAAGGAAAAATTCAAGTTTATTTTAACCGAGATGTAATATGCCCTGATGAAGATAAAACAATGTATAACACTGTTTTTAAGAAATTATTAGACCTCGGTGATATAATCGGTATAAAAGGTGAAGCATTTAAAACAAATGTCGGAGAAACGTCCGTAAGAGTTAAAGAATTTACAATTTTAAGTAAATCTATTCGACCTTTACCGGTAGTAAAAGAAAAAGACGGTGTAACTTACGATGCATTTTCAGATGCCGAGCAAAGATACCGAATGCGTTACCTTGATTTAATGGTTAATCCGCATGTAAAAGAAGCTTTTATAAAAAGAACAAAGCTTACTAATTCGATGCGTGAATATCTTAACGGAAAAGGGTATCTTGAAGTTGAAACACCGATTTTACAACCTATTTACGGCGGTGCAGCTGCACGTCCGTTTAAAACACATCATAATTCACTTGATCAAACTTTGTACTTGCGTATTGCTAATGAATTGTATCTCAAAAAGTTAATCGTCGGAGGTTTCGATGGTGTTTATGAATTTGCAAAAGATTTCCGTAACGAAGGAATGGACAGATTTCATAATCCGGAATTTACACAAATGGAACTTTATGTTGCATACAAAGATTATTTTTGGATGATGAATACTGTTGAAGAAATGGTTGAAAAAATTGCAATGGATATTCACGGAACAACCAAAGTGAAAGTAGGAGAGAATATTATTGATTTTAAACGACCGTGGAAAAGATACACAATGTTTGAAGCTATTGAACATTTTACCGGTATTGATGTGTCTAAAATGGATGAAGCAGAATTATTAGAAACAGCAAAAAAACTAAATATTCCTACGGATGATTCAATGGGAAAGGGAAAGCTCATTGATGAAATATTCGGAGAAAAATGCGAAGCTCAATTAATTCAACCGACGTTTATTACAGATTACCCGGTTGAAATGTCACCCTTGGCAAAAAAACACAGAAGCGTTGACGGTTTGGTTGAACGTTTTGAAGCCGTTTGTAACGGAAAAGAAATTTGCAATGCCTATTCTGAATTAAATGACCCAATAGACCAAAGAGAACGTTTTGAATCACAATTATTACTAGCAAAAAGAGGTGATGATGAAGCCATGATGTTGGATGAAGACTTCCTAAAAGCTATTGACCACGGAATGCCTCCTACATCAGGTTTGGGCATAGGAATTGACCGTTTAGCAATGATAATGACAAATTCAGACTCAATACAAGATGTCCTTTTCTTTCCGCAAATGCGACCTGAAAAGAAAGCATCTAAAATTGTTGAGTTAAATAATGAAGAAAAATCGATATATGATATTGTACAAAAAGAAAATAAAATAGAATTAGTTAAGTTGAAAGAACAAACAGGTCTCTCAAATAAAAAGTGGGATAAAACAATTAAATCCCTTTCAAAACTTGAACTTGTTGAAGTGTATAAAGATAATGATATATTATTTGTTAAAAATAAAGAATAA
- a CDS encoding ABC transporter ATP-binding protein/permease, whose protein sequence is MKNINKIWQYVKPYKWYAFGNISFNIIQIFFSLSALALIIPFLGILFEQQELISKEPELSFNMSSLLSYFNYYISKIIIESGKSSALKFVSFIVIISILLKNLFIFLAKFFEAYLRNGIIQDIRNVLYVKILELSLSFYSDEKKGDIISRISNDVKEVENSIMKSIETISREPFTIIFYLGILIWMSSQLTIFLLVLLPVSGIIIGIIGKSLRKKSKKAQTKLGELFSGIEETLSGLRIIKAFNAEEKMKTNFFSLNKVYTKLMTALTRRQLSASPVSEFLGVIVMIIIMYYGGTLVLNNESNLSPSEFIGYIVIFSQIINPAKKFSTAFYDIRKGYASIDRISEILKADIDIKEIENPIIKENFESEIEFKNVSFKYEDEYVLKNINLTIPKGKTIALVGQSGSGKSTLVDLIPRFYDIEEGEILIDKINVKNLSIKSLRELMGNVNQEPILFNDTIGNNISFGVNNADNEQITEAAKIANAHYFISETEKKYNTNIGDRGSKLSGGQRQRLSIARAVFKNPPIMILDEATSSLDTESEKLVQDALYKLMKNRTSIVIAHRLSTVKSADLICVLNEGEIIEKGTHNELIKLNGNYKKLYDLQMF, encoded by the coding sequence ATGAAAAATATAAATAAAATATGGCAATATGTAAAGCCTTATAAATGGTATGCTTTCGGCAATATTAGTTTTAACATCATTCAAATATTTTTTTCATTATCTGCACTTGCTTTAATAATTCCTTTTTTAGGAATTTTATTTGAACAACAAGAATTAATCAGTAAAGAGCCTGAATTATCATTTAATATGAGCTCTTTATTGAGTTATTTTAATTACTATATCAGCAAAATAATTATTGAATCCGGAAAGTCCTCTGCACTCAAATTTGTCAGTTTTATTGTTATAATTTCAATATTGTTAAAAAATCTTTTTATTTTCTTAGCTAAATTTTTTGAAGCGTATCTTAGAAACGGAATTATTCAAGACATCAGAAATGTATTGTATGTTAAAATTTTAGAATTATCATTATCATTTTATTCAGATGAAAAAAAAGGAGATATTATTTCCAGAATTTCAAATGATGTGAAAGAAGTTGAAAATTCTATAATGAAATCAATTGAAACAATTTCGAGAGAACCGTTTACAATTATCTTTTATCTCGGCATCTTAATTTGGATGAGTTCGCAGTTAACTATATTCCTGTTAGTTCTGTTGCCGGTAAGCGGAATTATTATAGGAATAATCGGAAAATCATTAAGAAAAAAATCAAAAAAAGCACAAACAAAACTCGGAGAATTATTTTCAGGAATTGAAGAAACATTATCAGGTTTAAGAATAATAAAGGCTTTTAATGCAGAAGAAAAAATGAAAACTAATTTTTTTTCTTTAAATAAAGTCTATACAAAACTTATGACAGCATTAACCAGAAGACAATTATCTGCTTCGCCCGTAAGTGAATTTCTCGGTGTTATTGTAATGATAATAATAATGTATTACGGAGGAACCCTTGTTCTTAACAATGAAAGCAACTTATCTCCTAGCGAATTTATAGGTTATATTGTTATTTTTTCGCAAATAATTAATCCTGCAAAGAAGTTCTCAACTGCTTTTTACGATATCAGAAAAGGTTATGCATCAATCGACAGAATTTCTGAAATATTAAAAGCCGATATTGATATTAAAGAAATTGAAAATCCGATTATTAAGGAAAACTTTGAATCTGAAATTGAATTTAAAAATGTTTCATTTAAATATGAAGATGAATATGTTTTAAAAAATATCAATTTAACTATCCCGAAAGGCAAAACAATAGCATTAGTCGGTCAATCAGGTTCCGGAAAATCGACATTAGTTGATCTTATTCCTCGTTTTTACGATATTGAAGAAGGTGAAATCTTAATTGATAAAATAAATGTAAAAAACCTGTCAATTAAGAGCTTAAGAGAATTAATGGGAAATGTAAATCAAGAACCTATTTTATTTAATGATACAATCGGAAACAATATCTCATTCGGCGTTAATAATGCTGATAATGAGCAAATAACAGAAGCCGCAAAAATTGCAAATGCACACTATTTTATTTCGGAAACAGAAAAAAAATATAATACAAATATTGGCGACAGAGGTTCAAAATTATCAGGCGGACAAAGGCAAAGATTAAGCATTGCACGTGCGGTTTTTAAAAACCCTCCTATTATGATTTTAGATGAAGCAACATCTTCATTAGATACAGAATCCGAAAAATTAGTTCAAGATGCATTGTATAAATTAATGAAAAACAGAACATCAATTGTTATTGCACATCGTTTGTCAACAGTTAAAAGTGCCGACTTAATTTGTGTTTTAAACGAAGGAGAGATAATTGAAAAAGGAACTCATAACGAACTCATTAAACTTAACGGCAATTATAAAAAACTTTATGACCTTCAAATGTTCTGA
- the recN gene encoding DNA repair protein RecN, translating into MLKQISIHNYALIESLEIDFEPSYSVITGETGAGKSILLGALSLILGNRADTGILKDKEKKCIVEAEFDIQRYSMKVFFDKNDIDYDEITHVRREISPTGRSRAFINDTPVTLNILKDLSVQLTDIHSQHQNLNLNDNSFQLNVLDAFAKLIPKVNFYKEHYLKYQKIKKEYQKLIERAQQEKSELDYLQFRFDELEEAKLTLGEQSEIESELKQLNHAEEITQNLATSFSELSDDDNGVLKNLSESISSLKQIQSFFNKAEGLIERLESTKIELDDISNELETLSGDIENNPERVEFLKERIDTIYALQNIHKVSSIEELISIKDDLQNKLDDITSFDAQISEKEKLLKEQEAKITRLADELSKGRREASGKLETHIINILQKLGMPSAKFKISQKTVPEFTETGRDYISFLFSANKHSEVQEIASIASGGEISRLMLSIKSVISDSMALPAIIFDEIDTGVSGDIAEKIGNIMKEMSENMQVISITHLPQVAARADYHYKVYKIEDEYDTRTDIKKLNQEERIKELATMLSGENVTDAALKNAEELLNS; encoded by the coding sequence GTGCTGAAACAAATATCCATACATAATTATGCTTTAATTGAATCGCTTGAAATTGATTTTGAACCGAGTTATTCTGTAATTACGGGAGAAACAGGAGCCGGAAAATCAATTCTGTTGGGTGCTTTGTCGTTAATTTTGGGAAACAGAGCCGATACCGGAATTTTAAAAGATAAAGAAAAGAAATGTATCGTTGAAGCTGAGTTTGATATTCAAAGATACTCAATGAAAGTATTTTTTGATAAAAATGACATTGATTATGATGAAATTACACATGTAAGAAGAGAAATTTCGCCGACAGGTCGATCCAGAGCATTTATTAATGATACTCCGGTAACTTTAAATATACTTAAAGATTTAAGTGTTCAACTAACCGATATTCATTCTCAACATCAAAATCTGAATTTAAATGATAACAGTTTTCAATTAAATGTTTTGGATGCTTTTGCGAAACTGATCCCGAAAGTTAATTTTTATAAAGAGCATTATCTAAAGTATCAAAAAATAAAAAAAGAGTACCAAAAATTAATTGAACGTGCTCAGCAAGAAAAATCAGAATTAGACTATTTGCAATTTCGATTTGATGAATTAGAAGAAGCAAAATTAACGCTCGGAGAACAGTCTGAAATTGAATCTGAATTAAAACAATTAAACCATGCTGAAGAAATAACACAGAATTTAGCAACCTCTTTTTCTGAATTATCTGATGATGATAACGGTGTGTTAAAAAATCTAAGCGAAAGTATAAGTTCATTAAAACAAATACAGAGTTTTTTTAACAAAGCAGAAGGATTAATAGAACGTTTGGAAAGTACTAAAATTGAACTTGATGATATTTCTAATGAATTGGAAACATTATCCGGAGATATTGAAAATAATCCTGAACGAGTTGAATTTTTGAAAGAGCGTATTGATACAATTTACGCTTTACAAAATATACATAAAGTAAGTTCAATTGAAGAGTTGATTTCAATAAAGGATGATTTGCAAAATAAATTAGATGATATTACGTCTTTTGATGCTCAGATTTCTGAGAAAGAAAAATTACTTAAAGAACAAGAAGCAAAAATAACACGGCTTGCAGATGAATTATCAAAGGGCAGGAGAGAGGCATCCGGAAAATTGGAGACTCATATTATTAATATCCTACAAAAATTGGGTATGCCGTCTGCAAAATTTAAAATTTCTCAAAAAACGGTTCCGGAATTTACGGAAACCGGCAGAGATTATATCAGTTTTTTATTTTCTGCCAATAAACATTCTGAGGTTCAGGAAATTGCAAGTATTGCCTCCGGTGGTGAAATTTCCCGATTAATGTTAAGTATTAAATCTGTTATTTCAGATTCAATGGCTTTACCGGCTATTATTTTTGATGAAATTGATACCGGTGTTTCCGGTGATATTGCTGAAAAAATCGGTAATATCATGAAAGAAATGTCTGAAAACATGCAGGTTATCAGCATAACTCATTTGCCTCAAGTTGCCGCAAGAGCCGATTATCACTACAAAGTCTATAAAATTGAGGATGAATACGATACGCGTACGGATATTAAAAAACTAAATCAAGAAGAACGTATCAAAGAACTTGCAACCATGCTTAGTGGTGAGAATGTGACGGATGCTGCTTTGAAAAATGCTGAGGAACTTTTAAATTCATAA